In Ruminococcaceae bacterium BL-4, one DNA window encodes the following:
- the truB gene encoding tRNA pseudouridine 55 synthase (Evidence 2a : Function from experimental evidences in other organisms; PubMedId : 7489483, 15987897; Product type e : enzyme) yields MNGVFILDKPETFTSFDAVAVMRHLLGERKIGHTGTLDPMATGVLPLLLGKGTRAIPFLEERSKTYRAEFLLGKRTDTLDRTGQFLQEDEKSVPEEALREAMQTFEGEILQVPPMYSAIRKNGVRLYDLARQGVEVERSARPVTIYRLKLLKYDEKTRSGAFELTCSKGTYVRTLIDDIGKKSGCCGGVMVNLRRLAAAGFSIDMATPLLEAKAMEKEKLLKKVLPIEALFREYPKVIVSKAQAKRFLNGGWLDPKRFGEQKFPKDTPLRIKSPEGQFLGLGEWQEDALRVLKIFMDQEELK; encoded by the coding sequence ATGAATGGTGTATTTATCCTTGATAAACCGGAAACATTCACTTCATTTGATGCGGTTGCGGTGATGCGCCACCTTTTGGGAGAGCGGAAAATTGGACATACCGGAACACTTGACCCTATGGCAACGGGCGTTTTACCGCTGCTTTTGGGGAAAGGAACCCGGGCGATTCCTTTTTTAGAAGAGCGGTCAAAAACTTATCGTGCAGAATTTTTGCTTGGAAAGCGAACTGATACGCTGGATCGTACCGGGCAGTTTCTCCAGGAAGATGAAAAATCGGTGCCCGAAGAAGCTTTGCGAGAGGCCATGCAAACTTTTGAAGGAGAAATTTTGCAGGTGCCGCCAATGTACAGCGCAATCCGAAAAAATGGAGTGCGGCTTTATGATTTGGCAAGGCAGGGAGTCGAAGTGGAACGCTCTGCCCGCCCGGTTACAATCTATCGGCTGAAGCTTTTGAAATATGATGAAAAAACCCGGAGCGGCGCTTTTGAGCTCACCTGTTCAAAAGGGACTTACGTCCGAACATTGATTGATGATATAGGGAAAAAATCCGGATGCTGCGGCGGAGTGATGGTGAATCTGAGAAGACTTGCGGCCGCTGGATTTTCGATTGATATGGCGACCCCACTCTTAGAAGCGAAAGCAATGGAAAAAGAAAAACTTTTAAAAAAGGTGCTGCCCATAGAGGCTCTTTTTAGGGAATATCCTAAAGTCATTGTAAGTAAAGCGCAGGCAAAGCGCTTTTTAAACGGAGGCTGGCTTGACCCCAAACGCTTTGGGGAACAAAAATTTCCAAAAGATACTCCTCTTCGGATAAAAAGTCCCGAAGGACAGTTTCTAGGGCTGGGAGAATGGCAGGAAGACGCTCTTCGGGTGTTGAAAATTTTTATGGATCAGGAGGAACTTAAATGA
- a CDS encoding Putative phopsphoesterase or exonuclease (Evidence 3 : Putative function from multiple computational evidences), whose translation MTITLNEAAAFLKSREDILILCHASPDGDTLGSGAALCLALRSLGKRAQVRCSDKIGKKFEFLFQELPEQDFTPKTIVAVDVADEKLLEEPLLSQWGGKVELCIDHHPSNMHYAKQYYVDPKAAATCEIIYDLLKYLEVPLTLPIATAIYTGISTDTGCFRYINVTPKTHRIAAKLLECHVEASTINHLMFETKSRDRIRLEQQVLGTLEFFSQNRIAVIEIARKMVEASGISEEETEGLASLPRQIEGVRIGVTLREKADGSVKISLRALHPLNASNICAKFGGGGHPGAAGCSLQCSLEEAKKQIVSACEEVLDSE comes from the coding sequence ATGACCATCACGCTGAATGAAGCTGCCGCTTTTTTAAAAAGCCGAGAGGATATTTTAATTCTTTGCCATGCTTCTCCTGATGGCGATACCTTGGGGTCTGGGGCAGCGCTTTGTCTTGCTCTGCGCAGCCTTGGAAAAAGAGCACAGGTTCGTTGCAGTGATAAGATCGGGAAAAAGTTTGAGTTTCTGTTCCAAGAACTTCCGGAACAGGATTTTACCCCTAAAACCATCGTTGCAGTAGACGTGGCGGACGAAAAGCTTTTGGAAGAGCCGCTTTTGTCTCAATGGGGAGGAAAAGTAGAACTTTGCATTGACCATCATCCTAGCAATATGCATTATGCAAAGCAGTATTATGTGGATCCTAAGGCAGCAGCAACCTGCGAGATCATTTATGATTTGCTTAAATATTTGGAAGTTCCGCTTACTTTGCCGATTGCAACTGCAATTTATACCGGAATTTCTACTGATACTGGTTGTTTTCGGTATATTAACGTAACTCCGAAAACGCACCGTATTGCGGCCAAGCTTTTGGAGTGTCATGTGGAAGCTTCAACAATCAATCATTTGATGTTCGAAACAAAAAGCCGTGACCGGATTCGTTTGGAACAGCAGGTTTTGGGAACTCTGGAGTTTTTCTCTCAAAATAGAATTGCAGTGATTGAAATCGCTAGAAAAATGGTGGAAGCTTCGGGAATTTCGGAAGAAGAAACCGAAGGCCTAGCTTCCCTCCCCAGACAGATCGAAGGAGTTCGTATCGGGGTTACTTTAAGGGAAAAAGCAGATGGCTCCGTTAAGATTTCTTTGCGCGCGCTTCACCCGCTTAATGCCTCCAATATCTGTGCAAAATTTGGTGGCGGCGGTCATCCAGGGGCTGCCGGTTGTTCGCTCCAGTGCTCTTTGGAAGAAGCGAAAAAACAGATTGTCAGTGCTTGTGAAGAAGTGTTGGATTCAGAATGA
- the rbfA gene encoding Ribosome-binding factor A yields MPSHRMGRTTEDIRRELTAIFRELKDPRVTSTLLSIVRVEVTSDLSYCTVYVSDMEGLSRAELAVEGLKSASGFIRRELGARLHLRHVPALLFKATDSIEYSAHISKMLNDLEEKDDHHAE; encoded by the coding sequence ATGCCAAGCCATCGTATGGGGCGCACGACGGAGGATATTCGCCGGGAGCTAACTGCAATTTTTCGTGAACTCAAAGACCCGAGGGTGACTTCTACTCTCCTTTCAATTGTACGGGTAGAAGTTACCTCTGATCTTTCATATTGTACGGTTTACGTCAGTGATATGGAAGGGCTTTCCCGCGCAGAACTTGCCGTAGAAGGGCTTAAATCCGCCTCCGGATTTATTCGCCGGGAATTAGGAGCACGACTCCATTTACGGCATGTTCCAGCGCTGCTTTTTAAAGCAACAGATTCGATTGAATATAGTGCGCATATCTCGAAAATGCTCAATGATTTGGAGGAAAAAGATGACCATCACGCTGAATGA
- the infB gene encoding initiation factor IF-2 (Evidence 2a : Function from experimental evidences in other organisms; PubMedId : 1426242, 9588797, 12682299, 22720735; Product type f : factor) → MMIKYRVREVAKDLNVPNKDVLDVLGKYTEGQKKYMTALTEPELDIVFESFTQKHSSENLNEYFAQRDLKKSKEPEKEAKNVQPKANAPQTEEKATPRPVAQKPGKITPVAPRNDHFVNRNNQQNGRPNHEGNNRPPFRNNNNNNNNRRRDDKRELSPAQKMAQQRRPMQNRPSVQVQSDQPISHPEARIVDTRSHTVELDKYNEKYDRLASDRFKTDNMVHKQKLTQRRNQYRKPRGARRETEAERMRRIALDRKNKPITVQIPEEITVGELAMRLKATAAEVIKKLIGLGVMAGINDTIDFDTASLAAMEFHAKVEKEVVVTIEEQIIDDSEDKDDQLVPRAPVVVVMGHVDHGKTSLLDAIRHTNVTENEAGGITQHIGAYQVKLGKRDVTFLDTPGHEAFTTMRARGAQVTDIAVLVVAADDGIMPQTIEAIHHAKAAKVSIIVAINKMDKPGANPDRVLKQLTEYELVPEEWGGDTPCIRVSAKQKTGIKDLLEMILLVADMKELKANPDRAAKGTVIEARLDKGRGPIATMLVQNGTLHIGDIIVAGTTVGRVRAMTNFCGRPIEQAGPSVPVEITGLDDVPTGGDIFNAVSDERLARQLVEQRRTAQKEETFNARTKVTLDNLFEQMQEGDMKELQIIVKADVQGSVEAVRQSLEKLSNNEVRVNVIHGGVGAINESDVMLATASNAIVVGFNVRPDPVAEENAKQNGVEMRLYRVIYDCIADVQSAMKGMLAPKVREIQLGRAECREVYKISSVGTVIGAHVMSGKILRSAQIRVVRDGIVITEDQISSLRRFKDDVKEVAEGYDCGICLEKFNDVKVGDILEAFQMEEYREE, encoded by the coding sequence ATGATGATTAAATACAGAGTTCGCGAAGTAGCAAAAGACTTGAATGTTCCGAACAAGGATGTTCTGGACGTCCTTGGAAAATATACCGAGGGGCAGAAAAAATATATGACTGCTCTGACAGAACCGGAATTGGACATTGTGTTTGAATCTTTCACACAAAAACATTCCTCAGAAAATCTAAATGAATATTTTGCCCAGAGAGATCTGAAAAAATCCAAAGAACCCGAAAAAGAGGCGAAAAACGTGCAGCCAAAAGCCAATGCACCACAAACAGAAGAAAAAGCCACACCTCGTCCGGTCGCACAGAAGCCCGGAAAGATCACGCCGGTAGCTCCCCGTAATGATCATTTTGTCAACCGTAATAATCAGCAGAACGGAAGACCGAACCACGAGGGAAATAATCGCCCGCCTTTCCGTAACAATAATAACAACAATAACAATAGGCGCCGGGATGACAAAAGGGAACTTTCTCCTGCACAAAAGATGGCGCAGCAGAGGCGCCCAATGCAGAATCGCCCTTCCGTACAGGTACAGTCGGATCAGCCGATTTCACATCCTGAAGCACGAATTGTAGATACCCGTTCCCATACGGTCGAACTGGATAAATACAACGAAAAGTATGATCGTCTGGCAAGTGACAGATTTAAGACCGACAACATGGTCCATAAACAAAAGCTCACCCAGAGACGGAACCAGTATCGTAAGCCCAGAGGGGCTCGTCGTGAGACAGAAGCAGAGCGTATGCGCCGAATTGCATTGGATCGCAAGAACAAACCGATCACCGTGCAGATCCCAGAGGAGATCACCGTTGGAGAGCTGGCAATGCGTCTGAAGGCAACTGCCGCAGAAGTTATCAAAAAGCTGATCGGCTTAGGTGTTATGGCCGGTATCAACGATACCATCGACTTTGATACTGCTTCTCTTGCTGCAATGGAATTCCATGCGAAAGTGGAAAAAGAAGTTGTTGTTACGATCGAAGAGCAGATTATTGACGACAGCGAAGATAAAGATGACCAGTTGGTTCCACGTGCGCCTGTTGTAGTCGTTATGGGGCATGTCGACCATGGTAAGACGAGCCTGTTGGATGCGATTCGTCATACCAACGTAACGGAAAATGAAGCCGGAGGCATTACGCAGCATATCGGCGCTTATCAGGTCAAATTGGGAAAACGGGATGTTACATTCCTTGATACACCGGGTCATGAGGCATTTACAACCATGCGTGCCCGCGGTGCACAGGTAACAGATATTGCAGTCTTGGTAGTCGCTGCGGATGACGGCATTATGCCGCAGACAATCGAAGCAATTCACCATGCAAAAGCGGCAAAGGTTTCGATCATTGTTGCAATCAATAAAATGGATAAACCCGGAGCAAATCCGGATCGGGTACTCAAGCAGCTCACCGAATACGAACTGGTTCCGGAAGAGTGGGGCGGCGATACTCCCTGCATTCGGGTTTCAGCAAAGCAGAAGACCGGCATCAAGGATCTTTTGGAGATGATCCTTCTTGTTGCCGATATGAAAGAACTTAAAGCAAACCCTGACCGTGCTGCTAAAGGAACTGTCATTGAAGCACGTCTGGATAAAGGGCGCGGACCGATTGCAACCATGTTGGTACAGAATGGTACACTTCATATCGGAGATATTATTGTCGCCGGAACAACGGTTGGCCGTGTGCGTGCAATGACCAATTTCTGCGGCAGACCGATTGAGCAGGCAGGACCCAGTGTTCCAGTGGAGATCACTGGTCTTGATGATGTCCCAACAGGCGGAGATATCTTTAATGCTGTTTCGGATGAACGGCTTGCCCGCCAGTTGGTGGAACAGCGCCGTACTGCTCAAAAAGAAGAGACCTTTAATGCACGAACCAAAGTTACATTGGATAATCTCTTTGAGCAGATGCAGGAAGGCGATATGAAGGAACTGCAGATCATTGTAAAAGCAGATGTACAAGGATCTGTAGAAGCAGTTCGCCAGTCATTGGAGAAGCTTAGCAACAATGAGGTGCGCGTAAATGTAATTCATGGCGGCGTCGGTGCAATCAATGAAAGCGATGTTATGCTTGCAACGGCCAGCAACGCAATTGTTGTAGGATTTAATGTCCGTCCGGACCCGGTAGCGGAGGAGAATGCAAAACAGAACGGCGTAGAGATGCGGCTTTACCGCGTGATTTATGACTGTATTGCAGATGTGCAGTCTGCAATGAAGGGAATGCTTGCCCCGAAAGTACGCGAGATTCAGTTGGGCCGTGCCGAGTGCCGTGAGGTTTATAAGATCAGCAGTGTCGGCACCGTAATTGGTGCACATGTAATGAGCGGAAAGATTTTACGTTCGGCACAGATTCGTGTTGTCCGTGATGGAATCGTCATTACAGAGGATCAGATTTCCTCTCTGCGCCGTTTTAAAGATGATGTAAAAGAAGTAGCCGAAGGCTATGACTGCGGTATTTGCCTCGAAAAGTTCAATGATGTAAAGGTCGGCGATATTCTCGAAGCTTTCCAGATGGAAGAATATCGCGAGGAATAA
- a CDS encoding ribosomal protein L7Ae family protein has protein sequence MSDRLLPFLGLARRAGKLSLGHDPALDQIRHGKARLVLLASDLSERTAASIREEADMMKISVRPLRENMDEIGSALGRRTGIIAVNDAGFAKKLETLCATDEEECNL, from the coding sequence ATGAGTGATAGACTGCTCCCCTTTCTGGGGCTTGCCCGCCGTGCGGGAAAACTGAGCTTGGGACATGATCCGGCGTTGGATCAGATCCGTCATGGAAAGGCAAGGCTGGTTCTTTTAGCGTCCGATTTATCGGAAAGGACTGCAGCCAGCATCCGCGAAGAAGCGGATATGATGAAAATCAGCGTTCGGCCTTTACGGGAGAATATGGATGAAATCGGCAGCGCGCTTGGCCGACGCACCGGTATAATTGCAGTAAACGATGCCGGTTTTGCAAAGAAGTTAGAGACGCTGTGCGCAACCGATGAGGAGGAATGTAATTTATGA
- the rulR gene encoding molecular ruler co-factor for RNA; new fold (Evidence 2a : Function from experimental evidences in other organisms; PubMedId : 11679764, 12682299, 22615861, 26771646, 27435445, 27562564, 29280348, 30355672, 31118925; Product type f : factor), producing MRPKKIPMRMCTGCGEMKPKKELVRVVKSPEGEVSLDLTGKKPGRGAYVCKSAECLRKARKSRRFEKAFSMKIPDEIYDAMEKELTENE from the coding sequence ATGCGTCCAAAAAAAATCCCCATGCGTATGTGTACCGGCTGCGGTGAGATGAAACCTAAAAAAGAGCTGGTACGTGTTGTAAAATCACCGGAGGGTGAAGTTTCTCTGGATCTCACCGGAAAAAAACCGGGCCGAGGTGCATATGTTTGCAAAAGTGCCGAATGTCTGCGTAAGGCGAGAAAATCCCGGCGCTTTGAAAAGGCATTTTCCATGAAAATTCCGGATGAGATTTATGACGCCATGGAGAAGGAGTTGACGGAGAATGAGTGA
- the nusA gene encoding transcription translation coupling factor involved in Rho-dependent transcription termination (Evidence 2a : Function from experimental evidences in other organisms; PubMedId : 12682299, 15978071, 16707701, 16946247, 27571753, 28507243; Product type f : factor), producing the protein MNNEIMEALKILEKERGLPMDYMLDRIEKAITTACKNSYGNENAKAVLDEKSGEFKVTLRKTVVENVEQPGTQITLEKARAIDPTVGIGDEVEVSVKTKEFGRIAAQTARNIIRQGIRDGERGQMLQEFQSKRQELVTALVDRVDPRSGAVSLRIGRSEATLPRSEMVGNEQFREGEHIKVYIVDVRDTERGPRAILSRTHPDLVKRLFEMEVPEIYDGTVEIKAVSREAGSRTKLAVMSHNSDVDAVGTCIGARGARVNAIVDELSGEKIDIVEYSDDPKKFIANALSPANVLDVEISEDGSHSCRVTVPDGQLSLAIGNKGQNARLAVKLTGWKIDIKPESGFYGENPIEHQEKPAEDQPAEDQPAENE; encoded by the coding sequence ATGAATAACGAGATCATGGAGGCTTTGAAAATTTTAGAAAAAGAGCGGGGCCTCCCCATGGATTATATGCTGGATCGAATCGAAAAGGCAATTACCACGGCCTGTAAAAACAGCTATGGAAACGAGAACGCAAAAGCAGTTCTTGATGAAAAAAGCGGCGAGTTTAAGGTGACTCTGCGTAAAACCGTTGTAGAAAACGTAGAGCAGCCAGGCACCCAGATCACATTGGAAAAAGCACGTGCAATCGATCCAACAGTGGGAATCGGCGATGAAGTAGAAGTTTCTGTTAAAACAAAGGAATTTGGAAGAATTGCCGCCCAGACTGCCCGAAATATTATTCGGCAGGGAATCCGGGATGGAGAGCGCGGTCAAATGCTGCAGGAGTTCCAGTCGAAACGACAGGAGCTTGTTACCGCTCTGGTGGATCGGGTAGATCCCCGTTCCGGTGCTGTCTCCCTGCGGATTGGCCGCAGTGAGGCAACTCTTCCCCGCAGTGAGATGGTCGGAAACGAGCAGTTCCGCGAAGGCGAGCATATTAAAGTGTATATCGTAGATGTCCGTGATACAGAACGTGGACCGCGGGCAATTCTTTCCCGCACGCACCCAGATCTTGTGAAACGCCTTTTTGAGATGGAAGTTCCGGAAATTTACGATGGAACCGTCGAAATCAAGGCAGTTTCTCGCGAAGCCGGTTCCCGTACAAAGCTGGCAGTTATGTCTCACAATTCCGATGTGGACGCAGTAGGTACCTGCATCGGTGCGAGAGGCGCCAGAGTTAATGCGATTGTCGATGAGCTTTCCGGAGAAAAAATCGATATTGTCGAGTATAGCGATGATCCCAAAAAGTTTATTGCCAATGCACTTTCTCCGGCGAACGTTCTCGATGTCGAAATCTCAGAAGACGGTTCACATTCTTGCCGCGTAACAGTGCCGGATGGTCAGCTTTCTCTGGCTATCGGCAATAAAGGACAGAATGCTCGCCTTGCAGTAAAGCTGACTGGGTGGAAGATCGATATTAAGCCCGAAAGCGGATTCTATGGAGAAAATCCAATAGAGCATCAAGAAAAGCCTGCAGAAGATCAGCCTGCAGAAGATCAGCCTGCAGAAAATGAATAA
- the rimP gene encoding Ribosome maturation factor RimP: MGRPALLFALEVYHLAAKKKGGIAQQVRSFVEPYARELGLTVWDVRYLKEGANWFLRIFIDKKGGVSIDDCVDLTHAINDPLDELDPVSEAYTLEVCSPGIDRELTRPEHFAAYLGEPVRVRLFHALPSGERELSGILKNFEEENVTLQLSDDTDFIFSKKDASWVKLDDDAIGGN, from the coding sequence GTGGGGCGACCCGCTCTTTTGTTTGCATTAGAGGTGTATCACTTGGCAGCAAAGAAAAAAGGCGGTATTGCGCAACAGGTTCGCAGTTTTGTGGAGCCTTATGCCCGCGAGTTAGGACTGACTGTTTGGGATGTTCGATACTTAAAAGAGGGAGCAAATTGGTTCCTGAGAATCTTTATCGATAAAAAAGGCGGCGTTTCGATTGATGATTGCGTTGACTTGACCCATGCGATCAACGATCCTTTGGATGAATTGGACCCGGTATCCGAGGCTTATACGCTGGAAGTGTGTTCCCCGGGGATTGACCGCGAGCTTACTCGCCCTGAGCATTTTGCAGCGTATTTGGGAGAACCGGTTCGCGTGCGCCTTTTTCATGCACTGCCTTCGGGGGAAAGAGAACTTTCCGGAATCTTAAAAAATTTCGAAGAGGAAAATGTAACCCTGCAGCTTTCGGATGATACCGATTTTATATTTTCCAAAAAAGATGCTTCATGGGTGAAGCTCGACGATGACGCTATTGGAGGGAACTAA
- the spoVT gene encoding transcriptional regulator of sporulation / germination (Evidence 2a : Function from experimental evidences in other organisms; PubMedId : 8755877, 15063493, 15939023, 16159768, 18996130, 22522895, 27790204; Product type r : regulator): MKATGIVRRIDDLGRVVIPKEIRRTLRIREGDALEIYTDNTGGVIFRKYSPIGDLSQTADQYAEVLFQTSGHPVLICDRDHVVAAAGVSRREFLERRVSAELEDCMQNRRPYLSQSKDGIRPVEGMDYHADTVCPILVQSDVNGAVVLLGGETPADETEKKLTQTVAALLAKQMEA; the protein is encoded by the coding sequence GTGAAAGCAACAGGAATTGTAAGAAGAATTGATGATCTGGGACGGGTGGTAATCCCAAAGGAAATCCGGCGTACGCTGCGAATTCGCGAAGGGGACGCATTGGAAATTTATACAGATAATACTGGCGGCGTAATTTTTCGCAAATATTCTCCAATAGGAGATCTTTCCCAAACGGCAGATCAATATGCTGAAGTTCTGTTTCAGACTTCTGGACATCCCGTCCTCATCTGTGACAGAGATCATGTGGTGGCAGCAGCGGGTGTTTCCCGCAGAGAGTTTTTGGAGCGCCGCGTTTCTGCAGAACTAGAGGACTGCATGCAGAATCGCCGCCCCTATCTTTCACAGTCAAAAGACGGAATCCGACCAGTGGAAGGAATGGACTATCATGCGGATACTGTATGTCCAATTCTTGTGCAGAGTGATGTGAATGGCGCAGTGGTACTTTTGGGAGGAGAGACCCCTGCAGATGAGACAGAGAAAAAATTAACACAGACCGTAGCAGCGCTCCTTGCAAAACAGATGGAAGCGTAA
- a CDS encoding conserved exported protein of unknown function (Evidence 4 : Unknown function but conserved in other organisms), producing MIKKSFFKIVAPLFLSAALLFSGCGSARTALSSDEIKSAAESAGYTVNSQDVSSSSKLDSYLAGTQQSDSSLQMAFVQFKEENDAKDFYSQMRDAYSSRAGLEIKETNSDTYTTMTAQGGDLYYRLSRISGTVLYAKGTIADKAAADALFKNTKY from the coding sequence ATGATCAAAAAGTCATTTTTTAAGATTGTAGCTCCGCTTTTTCTATCGGCAGCTCTTCTTTTCAGCGGATGCGGTTCCGCACGAACAGCGCTCTCATCTGACGAGATCAAATCAGCGGCAGAATCTGCCGGATATACCGTAAACAGTCAAGACGTTTCGTCTTCCTCCAAACTGGATTCTTACCTAGCAGGTACACAGCAAAGTGATTCTTCTCTGCAAATGGCTTTTGTTCAGTTTAAAGAAGAAAATGATGCAAAGGATTTTTACTCACAGATGCGAGATGCTTATTCTTCCCGTGCCGGGTTGGAAATTAAAGAGACAAACTCCGATACATACACTACGATGACCGCTCAGGGCGGTGATCTTTACTACCGGCTTTCAAGGATCAGCGGTACTGTCCTTTACGCAAAAGGAACCATTGCAGATAAAGCCGCCGCAGACGCGCTCTTTAAAAACACAAAATATTAA
- the rpe gene encoding Ribulose-phosphate 3-epimerase — protein MLIAPSILSADFAKLGEEVEAITKGGADWIHIDVMDGHFVPNITIGPCVVGAIRSHTNLHFDTHLMIDHPEQYVPQFLKAGSDRICFHLESTEDPAAVLKKIHEGGAKTGIALKPGTPVEKVYPYLDKTDMVLIMTVEPGFGGQKFMANMMDKVKAIKEKRPQMLIQIDGGVNLETIGAAAHAGVDVCVAGTAVFGKTDYAAAIHELKEKAHEALL, from the coding sequence ATGCTGATAGCACCATCTATTTTATCGGCTGATTTTGCAAAACTAGGAGAAGAAGTCGAAGCGATTACGAAAGGCGGAGCGGATTGGATTCATATTGATGTGATGGATGGACACTTTGTGCCGAACATTACAATTGGGCCGTGCGTTGTAGGAGCAATCCGTTCTCATACGAATTTACATTTTGATACACACTTGATGATTGATCATCCTGAGCAATATGTACCGCAATTTTTAAAAGCGGGAAGTGACCGAATTTGTTTTCATTTGGAATCGACAGAAGATCCGGCAGCGGTCTTGAAAAAAATTCATGAGGGCGGCGCGAAAACCGGAATTGCTTTAAAGCCAGGTACCCCAGTAGAAAAAGTGTACCCCTATCTGGATAAGACCGATATGGTGTTGATCATGACGGTTGAGCCTGGTTTTGGCGGGCAAAAATTCATGGCGAATATGATGGATAAGGTGAAAGCAATTAAAGAAAAGCGTCCGCAGATGTTGATCCAAATTGACGGCGGAGTCAATTTGGAAACCATTGGTGCCGCAGCACATGCCGGTGTCGATGTTTGTGTGGCGGGAACTGCAGTTTTTGGAAAAACAGATTATGCAGCTGCGATTCATGAACTAAAAGAGAAAGCACATGAAGCGCTTCTTTAA
- a CDS encoding protein of unknown function (Evidence 5 : Unknown function): protein MKMSIIFGGILFLISLRLALHYHPKGRVERLMIGLVAAMSLLAFAFGEGNLVYFLIEGTFSGVVIFCTRKVLRDEAKMRIYHYCIEQYTKQEKTKQARIAVRSRMQEDRVAAAYFGGHSELTFFGRCA from the coding sequence ATGAAAATGTCTATAATTTTTGGTGGGATTTTGTTTTTGATATCATTGCGGTTAGCACTGCATTATCATCCAAAAGGAAGAGTGGAACGGTTGATGATTGGACTGGTAGCAGCGATGTCGCTTTTAGCGTTCGCTTTCGGAGAGGGAAACCTTGTGTATTTTTTGATAGAAGGAACTTTTTCGGGAGTCGTAATTTTCTGCACTAGAAAAGTTTTGAGGGACGAGGCTAAAATGCGTATATACCACTACTGCATCGAGCAGTATACAAAACAGGAAAAAACCAAACAGGCACGCATTGCTGTGCGCAGCAGGATGCAGGAAGATCGCGTTGCAGCAGCATATTTTGGAGGGCATTCCGAATTGACCTTTTTTGGACGTTGTGCCTAG